In a genomic window of Petrotoga sibirica DSM 13575:
- the smc gene encoding chromosome segregation protein SMC — MKLLSLEIEGFKSFGRRTYFNLDKNIIAIIGPNGAGKSNIVDAIRWLLGEQSQKQMRISEKNDILHIASNGHDSSNYAKVSLVVQNDDNEKIKISKILEKDSSNRYYINNKVATLKEVQNIFNKGTGKSFYSIIGQGQIGEIVNSSPENIRDIVLDASNISKYLEKKEISVNLLNKTTENLDRINDLLFVVDKRLKSLSIRAGRARKYLEYRKEIKRIGKMYFGASKISFLKKIEKHQKEIQDNSQRMKSLLSELFEVERGYRNLKSEIEDTDKQLSINGDMVENYRQRVQTIENETNQLTEELNENNSSIISKEWELNSLEEKLNKLEQQLKELSKNESDFREIEEKTQNKTNLIDEKKNLIIQEIEKQEETIKNLESELSKLFQEKERKETELKNLQTTYGSNQERITLLKDQINTLKTKLENNSQKMKEIEDLLSHSKGTEIQLEQRLKKKSDELKQTENSYNTLLSEIDTLQQQEKNLSYTYQSLNRQINEYEGFSTTIKEFFKAFKDDDNVVDVVANLINTEERYEEAVSTIASSRIQNIVIKNSSKAKEYLDLVKKGNNGKITLLPLDLLRTKVLLQQKYLNEPGTIDFVINLINYQKEYQKVMEYVFSNALLVDNIETAIKISKMKYPGNIVTLGGELVYSSGAITGGKSKYDHSSTVLKRKREVSEIEEKLKKIRTDLSNKQTQYNKIKEKLNLQKEELESIKDELRQTTLTKNAHDLDYKKIKEEIKNLQENIALYNEKLANYEEKNKTLDQEISSLKTEIESNHQITTQTTKKIRKIEEILKDKRVQLNQIEKELIGQEMELKSIKEKYEYYKNQKLEIENELKELKIKQQKAKTLFDTLKEKNNKIKTAINELSKEKDSLNNEISKLFEMMKQSRTGKHNKAKNLENYENRIDQLKNEVNTIKQKNQEIEFEIKEAIHNMQFLKEKAQNLEINEEEFELKELSEKDIEALGNKQKELESSLKKLGSVDLTVLDEYEEVEKEYQENLKNKEDIMKSINSLKQSIKNLDEEAQRQFDTFFNNLNKEFSFFISKLFPNGYGELRLIGEGKEFEKGIQISVKKAGTNFQKLSLFSGGEKALIAIAFLFSLISLNPSPFYILDEIDAPLDDLNASKISDLILENSKKSQFLIITHNKIVMEIAEFFYGITMREGITHLVPVDFKELER, encoded by the coding sequence TTGAAACTCTTATCCCTGGAAATAGAGGGATTTAAAAGTTTTGGTAGAAGAACATATTTTAATTTAGATAAAAATATTATCGCGATAATTGGTCCAAACGGAGCCGGTAAATCCAATATTGTAGACGCGATTAGATGGTTATTAGGAGAGCAGTCTCAAAAACAGATGAGAATATCCGAAAAAAACGATATATTACACATAGCAAGCAACGGACATGATTCTTCCAACTACGCTAAAGTTTCGTTGGTGGTACAAAACGACGACAATGAAAAAATTAAGATCTCAAAAATATTGGAGAAAGATTCCTCAAACAGGTATTATATAAACAACAAAGTTGCCACACTTAAAGAAGTGCAAAATATTTTCAACAAAGGAACAGGGAAAAGCTTTTACTCGATCATTGGGCAAGGTCAAATTGGAGAAATAGTTAACTCCTCACCCGAAAATATTAGAGATATCGTATTGGATGCTTCAAACATTTCCAAATACTTAGAAAAAAAAGAAATATCGGTTAATCTATTGAATAAAACAACCGAAAATTTAGACAGAATAAACGATTTACTATTCGTCGTAGATAAAAGATTAAAATCTTTATCCATTAGGGCTGGGAGGGCACGAAAATACCTTGAATATCGTAAGGAAATAAAAAGGATAGGAAAGATGTATTTTGGTGCTTCCAAAATATCTTTTCTAAAAAAGATAGAAAAACATCAAAAAGAAATACAAGACAATTCTCAAAGAATGAAATCTCTGCTATCAGAGCTTTTTGAAGTAGAACGCGGCTACAGAAATTTAAAAAGCGAAATAGAAGATACAGACAAACAACTATCAATCAACGGAGACATGGTAGAAAACTACAGGCAAAGGGTTCAAACGATAGAAAATGAAACAAACCAATTAACAGAAGAACTGAATGAGAACAACTCTTCAATAATAAGCAAAGAATGGGAATTAAACTCTTTAGAAGAAAAATTAAACAAACTGGAACAACAGTTAAAAGAACTCTCTAAAAACGAAAGCGATTTTAGAGAAATAGAAGAAAAAACACAAAACAAAACCAACCTCATAGACGAAAAAAAGAATCTTATTATACAGGAAATAGAAAAACAAGAAGAAACGATCAAAAATTTAGAATCCGAATTATCCAAGTTATTCCAAGAAAAAGAAAGAAAAGAAACAGAGTTAAAAAACCTTCAGACAACATATGGCAGTAACCAAGAAAGAATTACCTTGCTAAAAGATCAAATAAATACCCTGAAAACAAAATTAGAAAATAACTCTCAGAAAATGAAAGAAATAGAAGACCTACTATCTCATTCAAAAGGAACCGAAATCCAATTAGAACAAAGGTTAAAAAAGAAATCCGACGAGTTAAAACAAACAGAAAACTCTTACAATACACTTTTATCAGAAATCGACACTCTTCAACAACAAGAAAAGAACCTTTCTTACACATATCAATCTTTAAACAGACAGATCAACGAATACGAAGGATTCTCAACAACGATAAAAGAATTTTTCAAAGCTTTCAAAGATGACGACAATGTGGTGGATGTCGTTGCTAATTTAATTAACACAGAAGAAAGGTATGAAGAAGCGGTCTCAACAATAGCCAGTTCAAGAATACAGAACATAGTAATAAAAAACTCATCAAAGGCAAAAGAATATTTAGACCTGGTAAAAAAAGGCAATAATGGTAAAATCACCCTTCTTCCACTTGATCTGCTAAGAACCAAAGTTCTATTACAACAAAAGTACCTTAACGAACCTGGAACAATAGATTTTGTAATTAATTTAATAAACTACCAGAAAGAATACCAAAAAGTTATGGAATACGTTTTCTCTAACGCATTATTAGTTGATAATATCGAAACAGCTATAAAAATATCGAAAATGAAGTATCCTGGAAATATAGTTACTCTCGGTGGCGAATTGGTCTATTCTTCTGGTGCCATAACCGGTGGAAAATCTAAATACGATCATTCTTCTACCGTTCTTAAAAGAAAAAGAGAGGTCTCAGAAATCGAAGAAAAGCTAAAAAAAATCAGAACCGACCTTTCGAACAAACAAACCCAATACAATAAAATAAAAGAAAAACTTAACCTCCAAAAAGAAGAGTTGGAATCTATAAAAGACGAGTTAAGACAAACAACATTAACAAAGAACGCACATGACCTTGACTACAAAAAAATCAAGGAAGAAATTAAAAATTTGCAGGAAAATATAGCTCTCTACAACGAAAAATTAGCCAACTATGAAGAAAAAAACAAAACACTTGATCAAGAGATCTCCTCACTAAAAACGGAGATTGAAAGTAACCATCAAATTACCACCCAAACAACCAAAAAAATACGCAAGATCGAAGAAATCCTTAAAGACAAAAGGGTACAACTCAATCAAATAGAAAAAGAGCTTATAGGCCAAGAAATGGAACTAAAAAGCATAAAAGAAAAATATGAATACTACAAAAATCAAAAGTTAGAAATTGAAAATGAATTAAAAGAACTAAAGATTAAGCAACAAAAAGCAAAAACACTTTTTGATACCTTAAAAGAAAAAAACAATAAAATAAAAACCGCAATAAACGAACTCAGCAAAGAAAAGGACTCTCTCAACAACGAAATTTCAAAATTATTTGAAATGATGAAACAAAGTAGAACAGGCAAACACAACAAAGCTAAAAACCTGGAAAATTATGAAAACCGTATAGACCAATTAAAAAATGAAGTAAATACAATAAAACAAAAAAATCAAGAGATTGAATTTGAAATAAAAGAAGCGATCCACAACATGCAATTTCTCAAAGAAAAAGCCCAAAACTTAGAAATTAATGAAGAAGAGTTCGAGTTAAAAGAATTATCCGAAAAAGACATAGAAGCCTTAGGGAACAAACAAAAAGAATTGGAAAGTTCATTAAAAAAGCTTGGTTCTGTCGATTTAACTGTTTTAGACGAATACGAAGAAGTGGAAAAAGAATACCAAGAAAATCTGAAAAATAAAGAAGATATAATGAAATCAATAAATTCTCTAAAACAAAGCATAAAAAATCTAGACGAAGAAGCTCAACGACAATTCGATACTTTTTTTAACAATCTGAACAAAGAATTCTCTTTCTTTATCTCAAAACTTTTTCCAAATGGATACGGTGAACTCAGATTAATTGGTGAAGGCAAAGAGTTTGAAAAAGGGATCCAAATATCTGTAAAAAAAGCAGGGACGAATTTTCAAAAGCTCTCTCTCTTTTCAGGAGGTGAAAAAGCTCTCATAGCCATTGCTTTTCTTTTCTCGCTTATAAGTCTAAACCCCAGTCCTTTTTATATACTAGATGAAATCGATGCTCCTTTGGACGATCTAAACGCCTCCAAAATATCAGACTTAATATTAGAGAACTCTAAAAAATCTCAATTTCTGATAATAACCCACAATAAGATAGTGATGGAAATTGCTGAATTTTTTTATGGAATAACTATGAGGGAAGGAATTACCCACCTAGTTCCTGTTGATTTTAAGGAGTTAGAAAGATGA
- a CDS encoding uracil-DNA glycosylase: MILYGDEEKQKNIEMIAKRIEICEKCPLNLTRSNAVPGSGNVDSPIMFVGEGPGADEDALGEPFVGRAGQLLEKMLKEYAKLERKDVFITNIVKCRPPQNRVPTQEEVKSCQSYLDGQIIVIKPKIIVTLGNTPLNYFTGESKITQSRGRFFDWYGNIKIFPTFHPSYLLRNQSLKKGSPKWYAYLDMRIIGIMYRALKQGKSVEEVTKTIEEKIKSLENAGGS, from the coding sequence ATGATCTTATACGGCGACGAGGAAAAACAGAAGAATATAGAAATGATCGCCAAAAGAATAGAGATATGTGAAAAGTGCCCTTTGAATCTTACAAGATCTAACGCTGTTCCTGGTTCCGGAAATGTTGACTCACCAATAATGTTTGTAGGTGAAGGTCCTGGAGCAGACGAAGACGCCTTGGGAGAACCCTTCGTTGGAAGAGCAGGGCAACTTTTAGAAAAGATGCTCAAAGAATATGCGAAATTGGAAAGAAAAGATGTTTTCATCACAAACATCGTGAAGTGTCGGCCTCCTCAAAACAGGGTCCCTACACAAGAAGAGGTTAAAAGTTGTCAATCTTATCTTGATGGGCAAATAATCGTTATCAAACCAAAAATAATAGTAACTCTTGGCAACACACCTTTGAATTACTTTACCGGTGAATCTAAGATAACTCAATCACGTGGACGTTTCTTCGATTGGTATGGAAATATTAAAATCTTTCCAACTTTTCATCCAAGCTACCTCTTAAGGAACCAAAGTTTAAAAAAAGGATCTCCAAAATGGTACGCATACCTGGATATGAGAATAATAGGTATCATGTATAGAGCATTAAAACAAGGTAAAAGTGTTGAAGAGGTCACTAAAACTATTGAAGAAAAGATTAAAAGCCTTGAAAATGCTGGGGGGAGTTAA
- a CDS encoding LptF/LptG family permease translates to MKKLLKYISIEFIPPFFMGLIAFIVFVSLELLYQLSEIIVRNNVGFSKLLILIWYHLPYFISMGIPVGVLFGIFWVISKLSSANEIIALQTLGIPMKKLIIPFMTISLLLSFFTFALFDTIVPQSNYKAKEAIARYVYQRPEAQIEENQFVDVGDGRYLFVKQIDRESGVLYDVLLYEVKKDYTAVFNAQQAQKGSNGWYMKNGRMFRTNKDGFLDLDITFDQLELDIQEDVEEFLNFSKSANEMTSKELKEKITTFSKLGLDVSGLIVSYQSKFANSLAPFVICILGTALSLFLNLTSKSWSVITTFVLVIIYQGSGAWLSALGKAHIINPTISVWIPNIIFGIIGAFLFLMLDSRVSYKLLEPLKRVFSIILFIFIGSSFFSAPVNITSEDFYLKDDLLFLEGNVFVEYEGSTIKADSAQGELNEDGTIKAATFYGNITYLYEDISIQASEITVNFKEDSAVFLNSYTIQKYKAEKEVDVRIWSQSMQKPMHANTIETNQTKLTTCEDCITYYFSARKVDIFPGYFLIARDVVLSFFGVPVLYLPFYFQSLSENEEEPMSLTFGYDNNEFSLLTEINYKFENGSKVHLSYNTANDLATQETDKEVTLKYGVPFLYGSLYLFTGLNSPNTYDNNLGIMYQFFEDNKASEIAKLEFKVEPVTEEKSLSLNIPKLKTNLGDLKNIRSHIYWNPTGFDDILFLNVESQAFQKKYGRSLISLSKLKFNSHSYGDIFDLSMPEIWKTKENKIDISGKYNFYETFAKMYGNFDYAYTIVATETTKNRLTTKNTFSYKDTLYEIDKNNFDLKFNMEDTIRFNYYNDFIPGETYSSGKLLFNYSLKPGIDINLGVFQIGHSLEYVKVLENSLTPSATDELNYNDYVGYSFSIFEKNFTNSARLSRSFDLTNTENFPDLQKLDLQTQTNINLLNTKNTLQTKTEFDITDLNTVQPDTTSVKLTNVIGPLTHRSEFDYHHQEENKIDYIENRENLRYNRNRLQLDYNLYINEKTFAKMVPELLTYFLIYHDGNKIYGDFDMKEEYTLYDLDINFLEKNSNYSFGVNTTYRISDYLKTGFRINNRDKSEFAKINFNYDIEDQNLNFTEFEIQKKIVCWTLNIQSKFSLLPQFDLTSFRISFFINYIPDKNISYGDDGFEFGLM, encoded by the coding sequence ATGAAGAAACTCTTGAAATACATTTCGATAGAATTCATACCTCCATTTTTTATGGGCTTAATCGCTTTTATAGTCTTTGTTAGCTTGGAGTTGCTTTATCAACTATCAGAAATAATTGTTAGAAACAATGTAGGATTTTCAAAACTACTGATATTGATTTGGTATCATCTACCGTATTTTATCTCCATGGGAATTCCTGTGGGAGTGCTGTTTGGTATATTTTGGGTTATTTCAAAACTCTCCTCTGCAAACGAAATAATCGCTCTACAAACGCTGGGAATACCAATGAAGAAATTAATTATACCTTTTATGACAATTTCTTTATTGTTATCTTTTTTTACCTTTGCACTCTTTGACACCATCGTACCACAATCAAACTACAAGGCAAAAGAAGCGATAGCTCGGTACGTTTATCAAAGACCTGAAGCACAGATCGAAGAAAACCAATTTGTCGATGTAGGCGATGGACGATACCTCTTTGTAAAACAAATAGATAGAGAAAGTGGAGTTTTATACGATGTGCTCTTATACGAGGTTAAAAAAGATTACACTGCCGTTTTCAATGCTCAGCAAGCTCAAAAAGGTTCCAACGGTTGGTACATGAAAAATGGAAGGATGTTTAGAACCAACAAAGATGGATTCCTCGACTTAGATATCACTTTTGATCAATTGGAACTAGATATCCAAGAAGATGTTGAAGAATTCCTGAACTTCTCTAAAAGCGCCAACGAAATGACCTCAAAAGAACTAAAAGAAAAAATAACTACTTTTTCCAAGCTTGGTTTGGATGTCTCCGGTCTAATAGTTTCCTATCAGTCAAAATTTGCTAACTCGTTGGCTCCCTTTGTAATTTGTATTTTAGGAACAGCCTTATCCCTGTTTTTAAACCTAACAAGTAAATCTTGGAGTGTAATTACAACGTTTGTCCTAGTCATAATTTATCAAGGCTCTGGTGCTTGGTTGTCAGCTTTGGGAAAAGCGCATATAATAAATCCAACGATATCCGTTTGGATTCCCAACATAATATTTGGTATTATTGGTGCTTTTCTTTTCTTAATGTTGGATTCAAGAGTATCTTATAAACTTCTCGAGCCCTTGAAAAGGGTTTTTTCTATAATATTGTTTATTTTTATTGGTTCTTCCTTTTTTTCTGCACCCGTAAATATAACTAGTGAAGATTTTTATTTAAAAGATGATTTATTATTTTTAGAAGGTAACGTCTTTGTAGAGTATGAAGGTTCTACGATAAAAGCAGATTCTGCTCAAGGTGAATTAAATGAAGATGGAACGATTAAAGCAGCGACTTTTTATGGAAATATCACTTATCTATACGAAGATATTTCTATACAAGCCTCAGAAATAACCGTAAACTTCAAAGAAGATTCAGCAGTCTTCTTAAATTCCTATACCATACAAAAGTATAAGGCAGAGAAAGAAGTAGACGTACGCATATGGTCTCAAAGTATGCAAAAACCAATGCACGCGAATACTATAGAAACAAATCAGACGAAATTAACAACGTGTGAGGATTGTATTACTTATTATTTTTCAGCTCGAAAGGTCGACATTTTCCCAGGATATTTTTTGATAGCCCGAGACGTTGTGCTCAGTTTTTTTGGAGTCCCTGTTCTATACCTACCTTTCTATTTTCAAAGTTTATCAGAAAATGAAGAAGAACCTATGTCGCTCACCTTTGGATACGATAATAACGAATTTTCACTACTAACAGAAATTAATTACAAGTTTGAAAATGGATCGAAGGTTCATTTATCTTACAACACAGCCAACGATCTAGCCACACAAGAAACAGATAAAGAAGTGACCCTAAAATACGGTGTCCCTTTTTTATATGGAAGCTTGTATCTCTTTACGGGTCTGAATTCCCCAAATACATACGATAACAACTTAGGAATTATGTACCAATTTTTTGAAGATAACAAAGCCAGTGAAATTGCCAAATTAGAGTTTAAAGTTGAACCAGTAACTGAAGAAAAATCTTTATCTTTAAATATTCCAAAACTAAAAACTAATTTGGGAGATCTTAAAAATATAAGATCACACATTTATTGGAATCCAACAGGATTTGATGATATTCTATTTTTAAACGTTGAATCTCAAGCGTTTCAAAAGAAATATGGGAGATCTTTGATCTCTCTATCAAAACTTAAGTTCAACTCTCATTCATATGGAGACATATTCGATCTTTCAATGCCCGAGATATGGAAAACGAAAGAAAATAAAATAGACATATCAGGAAAGTACAACTTCTATGAAACATTTGCCAAAATGTACGGTAACTTTGATTACGCTTATACCATCGTCGCAACCGAAACCACAAAAAATAGATTAACAACGAAAAACACTTTCTCCTACAAAGATACCCTTTATGAGATTGATAAAAATAATTTTGATTTAAAATTCAACATGGAAGATACGATTCGTTTCAACTATTATAACGACTTTATACCTGGTGAAACCTACTCTTCTGGAAAATTGCTTTTTAATTACTCTTTAAAACCTGGAATAGATATTAATTTAGGTGTTTTTCAAATTGGTCACTCCTTAGAATACGTCAAAGTCTTAGAAAACTCTCTCACTCCCTCTGCCACGGACGAATTGAATTACAACGATTATGTAGGATATTCTTTCTCTATATTTGAAAAAAATTTTACGAATTCCGCAAGGTTAAGTAGAAGCTTTGATCTAACAAATACTGAAAATTTCCCCGATTTGCAAAAACTAGATCTTCAAACTCAAACCAACATAAATTTATTAAACACTAAAAATACCTTGCAAACAAAAACAGAATTTGATATTACTGATCTTAATACGGTACAGCCAGATACCACAAGCGTCAAACTAACCAACGTCATTGGCCCTTTAACACATAGAAGTGAATTTGATTATCACCATCAAGAAGAGAATAAGATTGATTATATTGAAAACAGAGAAAATTTGAGGTACAATAGAAATCGGCTGCAATTGGATTATAACTTATATATTAATGAAAAAACTTTTGCCAAAATGGTTCCAGAACTTTTGACATATTTTCTTATTTATCATGATGGTAACAAGATTTACGGGGATTTTGACATGAAGGAAGAGTACACTCTATACGACTTAGACATTAATTTCTTAGAAAAAAACTCAAATTACTCTTTTGGAGTCAATACAACCTACCGTATTTCTGATTATCTAAAAACAGGGTTCCGCATAAACAACAGAGATAAAAGTGAATTCGCAAAAATTAACTTTAATTATGATATAGAAGATCAAAACTTAAATTTCACCGAGTTTGAAATACAAAAAAAGATTGTATGCTGGACCTTGAACATACAGTCAAAGTTTTCCTTACTACCTCAATTTGATTTAACCTCGTTCAGAATATCTTTTTTTATCAATTATATACCTGATAAAAATATCTCTTATGGTGATGATGGGTTTGAATTTGGATTAATGTGA
- a CDS encoding phosphate signaling complex PhoU family protein produces MFKKENVSQINSISLNRLTRYLNNVLRMGRIVQEMYYKFGDAYLERNDKLAKEIINQDDRLDFIEASLNYESVILLSTGNYTGIYLKACFMSSKLVQIFENMGDICEKNAKLIIEILKTPSAVNASNFEDSLELTKENLSNVLSSLSDLINIKATKLMTDQVKESFFEKARKSCILNEEVKGLIDAYKSYLYKSKESIKSASLHIEVLNNLADFSDFITNISENIIWTLTGEFYKCRNNGLELFYFLGEENQ; encoded by the coding sequence TTGTTCAAAAAAGAGAATGTTAGCCAAATCAACAGCATCAGTTTGAATCGATTAACACGATATTTAAATAATGTTTTGAGAATGGGCAGAATAGTTCAAGAAATGTACTATAAATTTGGGGATGCTTATCTAGAAAGAAACGATAAATTAGCAAAAGAAATAATAAATCAAGACGACAGATTAGATTTCATCGAAGCAAGTTTAAATTATGAAAGCGTTATTTTATTGTCCACTGGTAATTACACAGGGATTTACTTAAAAGCTTGTTTCATGAGCTCGAAATTAGTTCAAATATTTGAAAACATGGGTGATATATGCGAAAAAAATGCAAAATTAATAATTGAAATACTCAAAACCCCTTCTGCTGTAAACGCTTCAAATTTTGAAGATAGCCTGGAACTAACCAAAGAGAATCTTTCAAATGTTTTATCCTCGTTATCGGATTTGATCAATATCAAAGCAACCAAATTAATGACAGATCAAGTAAAAGAAAGTTTTTTTGAGAAAGCGAGAAAAAGTTGTATTCTCAACGAAGAAGTAAAGGGGCTTATCGATGCTTACAAATCATATTTGTACAAATCCAAAGAATCGATTAAATCCGCTTCACTTCATATAGAAGTACTAAACAATTTAGCTGACTTTTCTGATTTCATCACAAACATCTCTGAAAATATTATTTGGACGTTAACAGGGGAATTTTACAAATGTAGAAATAACGGTTTAGAACTCTTCTATTTCTTGGGAGAAGAAAACCAATGA
- a CDS encoding NAD(+)/NADH kinase: MKIFIFYNPLKLSKDTLEENILKPFNESNIEVLGYAAAGSTVEEKQAQAADFFVIFGGDGTVLKIAEIAAIFSKPVIAVNTGNLGFLSSYSSSEIKELIEDIQKENISFSFRHLLECHVGTKKVVVLNDIVLLKSQPLGTMNVDVKIERHTLFSFAGDGLIVSTPTGSTAYALSAGGPIIHPELNVIQLIPLAAHALNIRPFIAPPTQKIEIILKNMSKGFAYVTGDGDIIHRMEPGMSIFVTSSEMTIKLAQRNGNNYLNVLDKKLGFGRRFE; this comes from the coding sequence ATGAAAATCTTTATCTTTTACAATCCACTTAAGCTTTCTAAAGATACCCTTGAAGAAAACATATTAAAACCTTTCAATGAAAGCAATATAGAGGTTCTGGGTTACGCTGCGGCGGGCTCTACTGTAGAGGAAAAACAAGCCCAAGCAGCCGATTTTTTCGTGATTTTTGGGGGCGATGGGACGGTTTTGAAAATAGCTGAAATTGCCGCAATATTTTCAAAGCCGGTAATAGCTGTTAATACGGGGAATTTAGGGTTTTTGAGTTCTTATTCCAGTTCTGAGATAAAAGAATTGATCGAAGATATACAAAAAGAAAACATTTCTTTTTCATTTCGGCACCTTTTAGAATGTCATGTAGGTACCAAAAAAGTCGTTGTTCTAAACGATATCGTCTTATTAAAAAGCCAACCACTAGGCACTATGAATGTTGATGTAAAAATTGAGAGACACACTTTATTCTCATTCGCTGGTGACGGATTAATTGTATCAACACCCACTGGATCCACTGCATACGCCTTATCTGCCGGAGGTCCTATCATTCACCCTGAACTAAACGTCATTCAACTCATCCCGTTAGCTGCTCACGCCCTCAACATTAGGCCTTTCATTGCTCCTCCAACACAGAAGATAGAGATCATTTTGAAAAACATGAGCAAAGGCTTTGCATATGTAACCGGTGATGGAGATATCATTCATAGAATGGAACCAGGAATGTCAATATTTGTAACTTCCAGTGAGATGACGATAAAACTAGCCCAAAGAAACGGAAACAATTATCTCAATGTCTTAGATAAAAAATTAGGGTTTGGCAGAAGGTTTGAATGA
- a CDS encoding YggT family protein has translation MFVIANLLIALASILRIVIVFFEFCIIVSALLSFIMPFQYNRFRGFVDSVANIILNPIRRFIPTVIGNIDLSPMIAFLILMFLDRFLVQSLLDLAYRLGV, from the coding sequence ATGTTTGTAATAGCAAACCTTTTAATAGCGCTAGCAAGTATATTAAGAATAGTAATAGTATTTTTTGAATTTTGTATAATTGTATCTGCTTTATTAAGTTTTATAATGCCCTTCCAATACAACAGATTTCGAGGTTTTGTTGATTCTGTTGCCAACATAATTTTGAATCCTATAAGAAGGTTTATACCCACAGTTATAGGCAATATCGATCTATCTCCAATGATTGCTTTTCTTATATTAATGTTTTTAGACAGGTTTTTAGTACAATCTTTATTGGACTTAGCTTACAGGCTTGGAGTGTGA
- a CDS encoding YggS family pyridoxal phosphate-dependent enzyme: MNNFLIENYQTLLNEIQKIVEKSGRDMNSIKLVAVSKNFPSDAIEILYEKGHRDFGENRAQDLREKYEDLKNLAIVWHFIGRIQTNKIKYIVPIAEYIHSVWRMKEIEEIQKRAEEINKTQKVLLEINISGENSKAGLIPNEVDAFLQEATSFKNIKIIGLMTMAPYTDNTHVIRNVFRSLRELRDNLNKKYTSIKELSMGMTNDYKMAIEEGATLLRIGTKIFGNRYL; encoded by the coding sequence ATGAATAATTTTCTAATAGAAAATTATCAAACCTTGTTAAATGAGATACAAAAAATTGTTGAAAAATCAGGTAGAGATATGAACTCTATAAAATTAGTTGCTGTATCAAAGAATTTTCCAAGTGACGCCATAGAAATATTGTACGAGAAAGGGCACAGAGATTTTGGAGAAAATCGAGCTCAGGACTTAAGAGAAAAATATGAAGATCTAAAAAACCTTGCCATTGTATGGCATTTCATAGGCAGGATACAAACCAACAAAATAAAATACATTGTTCCTATCGCGGAATACATACATTCAGTTTGGAGAATGAAAGAAATAGAAGAAATTCAAAAAAGAGCTGAAGAAATAAATAAAACACAAAAAGTACTTTTAGAAATTAACATATCTGGTGAAAATTCCAAAGCCGGACTCATTCCAAACGAAGTAGATGCATTTTTGCAAGAGGCAACATCTTTTAAAAATATAAAAATAATCGGTCTAATGACGATGGCTCCTTACACTGACAACACACATGTTATTAGAAATGTCTTTCGAAGCTTAAGAGAACTTAGAGACAACCTAAATAAAAAATACACTTCAATAAAGGAATTATCTATGGGGATGACTAACGATTACAAAATGGCCATAGAAGAAGGAGCCACTCTTTTAAGAATAGGAACAAAAATCTTTGGTAACCGTTATCTTTAA